The following are encoded together in the Paludisphaera mucosa genome:
- a CDS encoding class I SAM-dependent methyltransferase, which yields MDWNRGKISVAAAATAALVGLAAQGQEASKGKVDPKINEPFQKKGNVKGFIERFESHDREVFNQRDAIVAALRLKPGMAVADVGAGSGLFTRLMAEKVGTNGRVYAVDVSRDFLKHIDETSARKGLKQVKTVLGAQDTTNLEADSVDLAFLSDVYHHFEDHEKMLASIRRALRPGGTLILVEFDRVQGKSAEFVLKHVRAGQAEFLKEIEAAGFKLDPDGPKPALEENFFARFTKPVEPPAARP from the coding sequence ATGGACTGGAACCGAGGAAAGATCAGCGTCGCGGCCGCGGCGACGGCCGCGCTGGTGGGCCTGGCGGCGCAGGGGCAGGAGGCCTCCAAGGGGAAGGTCGACCCCAAGATCAACGAGCCGTTCCAGAAGAAGGGGAACGTGAAGGGCTTCATCGAGCGGTTCGAGTCGCACGACCGCGAGGTGTTCAACCAGCGCGACGCCATCGTCGCCGCCCTCCGACTCAAGCCCGGGATGGCCGTGGCCGACGTCGGAGCCGGGTCGGGACTCTTCACCCGTCTGATGGCCGAGAAGGTGGGGACGAACGGCCGGGTCTACGCCGTCGACGTCTCCCGTGACTTCCTCAAGCACATCGACGAGACGTCGGCCAGGAAGGGCCTGAAGCAGGTCAAAACCGTCCTGGGGGCGCAGGACACGACGAACCTGGAGGCCGACTCCGTCGACCTGGCGTTCCTGAGCGACGTCTACCACCACTTCGAGGACCACGAGAAGATGCTGGCGTCGATCCGCCGGGCGCTCCGCCCCGGCGGGACGCTCATCCTCGTCGAGTTCGACCGCGTTCAGGGCAAGAGCGCCGAGTTCGTGCTCAAGCACGTCCGCGCGGGCCAGGCCGAGTTCCTCAAGGAGATCGAGGCCGCCGGCTTCAAGCTCGACCCGGACGGGCCGAAACCCGCCCTCGAGGAGAATTTCTTCGCGCGCTTCACCAAACCCGTCGAGCCGCCAGCCGCCCGGCCGTGA
- a CDS encoding 4'-phosphopantetheinyl transferase family protein, with protein sequence MPNEPAPRPLILDLAALGRPPDEGDVHVYRVDLSAGPEGDAFREMAEWTLLTPEERGRAERLVRARDGRRFVRCRGALRTILGALLGRPPVLVAFRAGPGGKPVLRPDDEAGPPLQFNVSHSGELALIAVSRSRELGVDVEETRPIEQAGRIVESYFTASEVAEFLRFAEEDRAAAFIRGWTRKEAVVKAQGVGLAGLATEFETLFGPATPGEAFRPCSPLAEVKGWRLWEASPRPGYVAALAVAGG encoded by the coding sequence ATGCCGAACGAGCCCGCGCCGCGTCCCCTGATTCTGGATCTCGCCGCGCTGGGCCGACCGCCCGACGAGGGGGACGTGCACGTCTACCGCGTCGACCTGTCGGCCGGTCCCGAGGGCGACGCCTTCCGCGAGATGGCGGAATGGACGCTGCTGACGCCCGAGGAGCGGGGGCGGGCCGAGAGGCTCGTGCGGGCCCGCGACGGCCGCCGCTTCGTGCGCTGCCGCGGCGCGCTGCGGACGATTTTGGGCGCCCTGCTCGGCCGGCCTCCGGTCCTGGTGGCGTTCCGGGCCGGCCCGGGCGGCAAGCCCGTGCTGCGGCCCGACGACGAGGCGGGCCCTCCGCTGCAATTCAACGTCAGCCATTCCGGGGAGCTGGCGCTGATCGCGGTGTCGCGGTCGCGCGAGCTGGGGGTCGACGTCGAGGAGACGCGGCCGATCGAGCAGGCCGGGCGGATCGTGGAATCGTACTTCACGGCCTCGGAGGTCGCCGAATTCCTGAGGTTCGCCGAGGAGGACCGCGCGGCGGCCTTCATCCGCGGCTGGACCCGGAAGGAGGCCGTCGTGAAGGCCCAGGGCGTGGGACTCGCCGGGCTGGCGACCGAGTTCGAGACCCTGTTCGGCCCCGCGACGCCCGGCGAGGCCTTCCGGCCCTGTTCGCCGCTGGCCGAGGTCAAGGGCTGGAGGCTCTGGGAGGCCTCGCCGCGGCCGGGATACGTCGCCGCCCTGGCGGTCGCGGGGGGCTGA
- a CDS encoding RING finger protein, protein MSLFGFALSVLVAYGVIRFLARAIAWASGSRYRAFRRLASRFGGRYETRGLSDSPIVSFPQGEDVVRVGLAPASARRAGVISTRVVVRFRNGIPFRLDLAAFDSPLIRMAAKGTQPVRLGDREFDGAFAVRANDPDMARDFLGPQSRRSLQGLQRLAPPGGLSLAISPERMLVQIDRNLSEDDDALFAAVAETLTIYRMLREGVRRRISEGVTLIEGDGRADEAEGPPVCKVCGELVADGVPVVVCAKCGAPHHRDCWEFVGWCSIYGCGGKIGRPPAAPALRSSASPPPRP, encoded by the coding sequence ATGAGCTTGTTCGGCTTCGCGTTGAGCGTCCTGGTGGCGTACGGGGTGATCCGGTTCCTGGCCCGGGCGATCGCCTGGGCGTCGGGCTCGCGCTACCGCGCCTTCCGCCGCCTGGCGTCGCGGTTCGGGGGCCGTTACGAGACTCGCGGCCTCTCCGATTCCCCGATCGTCAGCTTCCCGCAGGGGGAAGACGTGGTCCGGGTCGGCCTCGCCCCGGCGTCGGCCCGCAGGGCGGGGGTGATCAGCACCCGCGTGGTCGTCCGCTTCCGGAACGGCATCCCCTTCCGGCTCGACCTGGCGGCGTTCGATTCCCCGCTGATCCGGATGGCCGCGAAGGGGACGCAGCCCGTCCGGCTGGGCGACCGCGAATTCGACGGGGCCTTCGCCGTGCGGGCCAACGACCCGGACATGGCCCGCGACTTTCTGGGCCCCCAGTCGCGCCGGTCGCTCCAGGGCCTCCAGCGGCTGGCGCCGCCCGGGGGGCTGTCGCTGGCGATCAGCCCCGAACGCATGCTCGTCCAGATCGACCGCAACCTGAGCGAGGACGACGACGCCCTGTTCGCGGCCGTCGCGGAGACCCTGACGATCTACCGCATGCTCCGCGAGGGCGTGCGCCGCCGGATCAGCGAGGGCGTCACCCTGATCGAGGGGGACGGCCGGGCCGACGAGGCCGAGGGCCCGCCCGTCTGCAAGGTCTGCGGCGAGCTCGTCGCCGACGGCGTCCCGGTCGTCGTCTGCGCCAAGTGCGGGGCGCCCCACCATCGCGACTGCTGGGAATTCGTCGGCTGGTGTTCCATCTACGGCTGCGGCGGTAAGATCGGACGTCCGCCCGCGGCGCCCGCGCTGCGGTCGTCCGCCTCGCCGCCGCCGCGTCCGTGA
- a CDS encoding Rieske (2Fe-2S) protein, producing the protein MPKFVKMAVCGELPAGAAKEVEYEGRVYALFNVDGRISAVDGICPHQGGPLVDGPLEGCMVACPWHGWEFDVQTGKTPLGPKIKLSVFEVKVEGDDVLVLVP; encoded by the coding sequence ATGCCGAAGTTCGTGAAGATGGCCGTCTGCGGGGAACTCCCCGCGGGAGCCGCCAAGGAGGTCGAATACGAGGGCCGCGTCTACGCCCTGTTCAACGTCGACGGCCGGATCTCCGCGGTCGACGGCATCTGCCCGCATCAGGGGGGGCCGCTGGTGGACGGGCCGCTGGAGGGGTGCATGGTGGCCTGCCCGTGGCATGGTTGGGAGTTCGACGTCCAGACCGGCAAGACGCCGCTGGGGCCCAAGATCAAGCTCTCCGTCTTCGAGGTCAAGGTCGAAGGCGACGACGTCCTGGTGCTCGTCCCTTGA